From a region of the Chlorocebus sabaeus isolate Y175 chromosome 23, mChlSab1.0.hap1, whole genome shotgun sequence genome:
- the SCGB3A2 gene encoding secretoglobin family 3A member 2 isoform X2, which produces MKLVTIFLLVTISLCSYSATAFLFNKVPLPDDKLVPLPLDNIPHLMDPLKLLLKTLGISVEHLVEGLKKCVNELGPEASEAVKKLLEALSHLV; this is translated from the exons ATGAAGCTGGTAACTATCTTCCTGCTGGTGACCATCAGCCTTTGTAGTTACTCTG CTACTGCCTTCCTCTTCAACAAAGTGCCCCTTCCTGATGACAAGTTGGTACCTTTGCCTCTGGACAACATTCCTCACCTTATGGATCCATTAAAGCTTCTTCTGAAAACTCTGGGCATTTCTGTTGAGCACCTTGTGGAGGGGCTAAAGAAGTGTGTGAATGAGCTGGGACCAGAGGCTTCTGAAGCTGTGAAGAAACTGCTG GAGGCGCTATCACACTTGGTGTGA
- the SCGB3A2 gene encoding secretoglobin family 3A member 2 isoform X1 has translation MTNGQATAFLFNKVPLPDDKLVPLPLDNIPHLMDPLKLLLKTLGISVEHLVEGLKKCVNELGPEASEAVKKLLEALSHLV, from the exons CTACTGCCTTCCTCTTCAACAAAGTGCCCCTTCCTGATGACAAGTTGGTACCTTTGCCTCTGGACAACATTCCTCACCTTATGGATCCATTAAAGCTTCTTCTGAAAACTCTGGGCATTTCTGTTGAGCACCTTGTGGAGGGGCTAAAGAAGTGTGTGAATGAGCTGGGACCAGAGGCTTCTGAAGCTGTGAAGAAACTGCTG GAGGCGCTATCACACTTGGTGTGA